The Scylla paramamosain isolate STU-SP2022 unplaced genomic scaffold, ASM3559412v1 Contig18, whole genome shotgun sequence genome includes a region encoding these proteins:
- the LOC135097366 gene encoding proteoglycan 4-like yields MTDIEKNYFAFWRRLSRRSASSPVLSRAAHTSSRAPRPQASRPSRQVLSSENLSTVPEERRLAAVRGGECHSAEDLLEASPLRGRRAASTGHLFSSGASKSTGALELKDAAREGKKGKEEKKVKEDKKVKEDKKRRMRLHLGKARHPAEGRARKRGHKDAPDSPAASSYPDTADSGVTRSPYDFPLPDIGDCVASPTYDILTPSELYERRSSRSGRGASQRLTHASSRLTSAPSASIGDPSSAPQDRHSLQPSSAAKPQPRESSSSDQATPPPSEQTAMPGQQQQQQQQQMGEDNGEYAVPGPPVFIYEMPPPPRLVHPAPTSAAEDAPDARVTRAATPPDPQVGSALTTPPAQPADPAPTPGTPDSGPAPPNPSLAAAETPKEEAASPAAETPKEEAASPVAEMPKEEAASPVPGGTGERGGKFPEAVRRSHSQPVDGSPHSSLRRSHSEPRRSQSGDRPSPHHPLTRALTPAETEAMQPILDEHLAKHGLRVLAEAGVDPNALHDAPRHAPLVKAPSDPSPSLSRPATLSLSPQESPPGKGTHSPLRRTDSEPPRRRVKPPPPVRSSSTRLTTVLPPPSTLGQEAPEKTHLMHRARSLTSVTMVEDPAARTVTPLAATLTSTHTLAPLYPQPGDHHQHDFHTFPQRGHARLRREHLTTPAAHSGTQRRWSLSLEEDVTQYVAEGRGRLATCGAAVSGTTTP; encoded by the coding sequence ATGACGGATATAGAAAAGAACTATTTCGCCTTCTGGCGGCGCCTGTCGCGGCGCAGTGCATCCAGCCCCGTGCTGTCCCGCGCCGCTCACACCTCCTCTCGCGCCCCACGCCCACAAGCGTCGCGCCCCAGCCGCCAGGTGCTGTCCTCCGAAAACCTGAGCACCGTGCCCGAGGAACGGCGCCTAGCTGCTGTCAGGGGTGGCGAGTGCCACTCGGCAGAGGACCTGCTGGAGGCCTCGCCGCTTAGGGGGCGCCGCGCTGCCTCCACGGGACACCTTTTCTCTTCCGGCGCCTCAAAGTCCACCGGCGCTCTGGAGCTGAAGGACGCTgccagggaagggaagaagggcaaggaggagaagaaagtgaaggaagacaaaaaggtgaaggaggacaagaagcgTCGCATGAGGCTGCACCTGGGCAAGGCGCGCCATCCCGCCGAGGGTCGCGCCAGAAAGCGAGGCCACAAGGATGCCCCGGACTCCCCCGCCGCCTCATCCTACCCGGACACTGCTGACAGCGGCGTGACGCGTTCGCCCTACGACTTCCCGTTGCCAGACATCGGGGACTGCGTGGCCTCGCCCACCTACGACATCCTCACGCCCTCGGAGCTCTACGAGCGCCGCTCCTCCCGCAGCGGCCGCGGCGCCTCGCAGCGCCTCACGCACGCTTCGTCCAGGCTCACTAGCGCGCCGTCAGCTTCCATAGGGGATCCGTCCTCCGCCCCTCAAGACAGGCACAGCCTGCAGCCTTCCTCCGCTGCCAAACCCCAGCCCCGGGAGTCTTCCTCGTCAGACCAGGCCACCCCACCTCCCTCCGAGCAGACCGCGATGCCAggccaacagcagcagcagcagcagcagcagatgggCGAGGACAACGGGGAATACGCGGTGCCGGGCCCCCCTGTGTTTATATATGAGATGCCGCCGCCCCCCAGGCTGGTGCACCCCGCGCCAACCAGCGCCGCCGAGGATGCTCCTGACGCCAGGGTGACCCGCGCCGCCACGCCACCCGACCCACAAGTTGGTTCAGCGCTCACCACGCCCCCCGCCCAGCCAGCCGATCCCGCCCCTACCCCTGGCACCCCAGACTCCGGCCCAGCCCCGCCCAACCCCAGCCTGGCGGCTGCCGAGACGCCCAAGGAAGAGGCTGCCTCACCCGCGGCCGAGACGCCCAAGGAAGAGGCTGCCTCACCCGTGGCAGAGATGCCCAAGGAAGAGGCTGCCTCACCCGTGCCTGGCGGtactggggagaggggaggcaagTTCCCTGAAGCAGTGAGGCGCTCTCACAGCCAGCCTGTGGACGGCTCGCCCCACAGTTCCCTGAGACGCAGCCACAGCGAGCCGCGGCGCAGCCAGAGTGGGGATAGGCCCAGCCCACACCACCCGTTAACCCGTGCCCTCACGCCCGCGGAGACCGAGGCCATGCAGCCCATCCTGGACGAACACCTGGCCAAGCACGGCCTGCGCGTACTGGCCGAGGCGGGCGTGGACCCCAACGCCTTGCACGACGCCCCGCGCCACGCACCCCTCGTCAAGGCTCCCAGcgatccctccccctctctgtcCCGCCCTGCCACGCTGTCCCTGAGCCCCCAGGAGTCGCCCCCGGGGAAGGGGACCCATTCTCCCCTCAGAAGAACTGATTCGGAACCTCCTCGAAGGCGCGTCAAGCCGCCGCCTCCCGTGCGCTCCTCTTCCACGCGCCTCACCACCGTGCTGCCGCCGCCCTCCACACTCGGCCAGGAGGCCCCAGAGAAGACCCACCTGATGCACCGCGCGCGCTCCCTCACGTCCGTGACGATGGTGGAGGACCCCGCGGCGCGCACCGTGACGCCTTTGGCTGCCACCCTCACCAGCACCCACACATTAGCGCCTCTCTACCCTCAGCCCggcgaccaccaccaacacgatTTCCACACCTTCCCCCAGCGCGGCCACGCCCGCCTCCGCCGCGAGCACCTCACCACGCCCGCCGCCCACTCGGGGACGCAGCGCCGCTGGTCGCTGTCCCTGGAGGAGGACGTAACGCAGTACGTGGCGGAGGGGCGGGGGCGGCTCGCCACGTGCGGGGCCGCGGTGTCAGGAACTACTACTCCGTGA